A single window of Anopheles moucheti chromosome 2, idAnoMoucSN_F20_07, whole genome shotgun sequence DNA harbors:
- the LOC128298302 gene encoding zinc finger protein 420-like, with product MEHNDTEVVVSSFGSSVTVLQYLLQNEPTGSVGEGLSAANSTSTTTGVDSSVRVYSCVHPGCKKLYFNERHLRAHGKYHGGEAPCDRKQASNEDGKNVAEADSQEAQSGLRFLLLNGQSEVSTETQEHTETIATEDLAIDSMKQMQNEKLEESIAVADGEDELIQYDEDYCMRNEPSDGEYDGDLIIAYDGTDCEEEEVIESSSQQDLFNHSDCDGEEILFLEETKQLTYSTKDRKYACGWPLCGKTYIKVSHLKVHQRSHTGELPFECGWAGCKQRFARSETLNRHLVTHTSDRNHNCRWCDKRFFRRDHLLAHVRRHNLPNSEIQQLFPGVKIATKQGSKECEAPATMSPPVQNSSGTATTGAIVPEPDPRRTFRCSYEGCNKTYTRHSHLKAHELLHTGTLTFHCPWVDCGAAFARSYELSRHRRMHSGERKFVCHICQQAFIRSDHLSSHVKRHTFQAVRIASRGEDVLVKLKIE from the coding sequence ATGGAACATAATGACACAGAAGTGGTTGTTTCATCGTTTGGCTCGAGTGTGACAGTGCTACAGTATTTATTACAGAATGAACCTACCGGATCGGTTGGGGAGGGTTTGTCTGCTGCCAATAGCACCTCTACCACCACCGGAGTTGATTCTTCGGTAAGAGTTTATTCCTGCGTGCATCCCGGTTGCAAGAAGCTGTACTTCAATGAGCGGCATCTAAGAGCGCACGGGAAATATCACGGTGGAGAAGCTCCTTGCGATCGCAAGCAAGCGTCAAATGAGgatggaaagaacgttgcagAAGCAGACAGTCAGGAAGCACAAAGTGGATTGCGGTTTTTGTTACTAAATGGACAATCGGAGGTTTCAACTGAAACACAAGAACACACGGAAACCATTGCGACGGAAGATTTGGCGATTGATTCAatgaaacaaatgcaaaatgaAAAGCTGGAAGAAAGTATCGCGGTAGCGGATGGAGAGGACGAATTAATTCAGTACGATGAAGATTATTGCATGAGGAATGAACCATCAGATGGCGAATACGATGGTGATTTAATCATAGCATATGACGGTACTGAttgcgaagaagaagaagtcaTCGAATCGAGCTCGCAGCAAGATCTCTTCAACCATTCCGATTGCGATGGCGAAGAAATCCTATTCTTAGAGGAAACGAAACAGCTCACATACTCTACCAAAGACCGCAAGTATGCATGCGGGTGGCCTCTTTGTGGAAAAACGTACATCAAGGTATCACACCTCAAAGTGCACCAAAGGTCCCACACGGGCGAACTGCCCTTCGAATGCGGCTGGGCGGGATGTAAGCAGCGATTCGCACGGTCCGAAACCCTCAACCGTCATCTTGTGACGCATACCAGCGATCGTAATCACAATTGTCGTTGGTGCGATAAACGATTCTTCCGTCGGGATCATCTGCTGGCGCACGTCCGTAGACACAATCTACCCAACAGCGAAATTCAACAACTGTTTCCTGGGGTAAAGATAGCCACCAAACAGGGTTCAAAGGAATGTGAAGCACCCGCGACAATGAGCCCACCGGTGCAGAATTCATCCGGTACGGCTACTACAGGCGCAATCGTTCCCGAACCAGATCCAAGACGAACTTTTCGCTGTTCGTATGAGGGATGCAACAAAACCTACACACGCCATAGTCACCTGAAAGCGCACGAGCTGCTACATACCGGTACACTAACCTTTCACTGTCCATGGGTCGACTGTGGGGCGGCTTTTGCACGCTCATACGAATTGTCGCGTCACCGTCGGATGCATTCGGGCGAGCGGAAGTTTGTGTGTCACATTTGTCAGCAAGCATTCATACGCAGCGATCATCTGTCGAGTCACGTGAAAAGACACACGTTTCAGGCTGTGCGTATCGCCTCCCGTGGAGAGGATGTTCTAGTGAAACTGAAGATAGAATAA
- the LOC128296725 gene encoding toll-like receptor 8 — MDSLWFYGLLLGICFSIASSEAKSRPVKLFHYDYNRIQETDQAWKCWKEGYRPPPATSNKIHESGNGTATEIERILSFDQSNTVLFLYSSNSDNLDLRTTFTIERNRLVRLSLDNAGLERLELALTDQENDCRLAELSVPRNRLKDLSTGMERFTTLRKLDFSYNLLEEFNLDRLVNVAGSLKQLLLSHNRIERFRSTVEINFAFLHTLDLSNNRLRTIDSTYWTMPQLETFHVDNNRHLASIDGWKRTRFPLVKGFDPAGTNNWNQTWLKSVQ; from the exons ATGGATTCGCTTTGGTT ctATGGTTTGCTGCTCGGTATCTGTTTTTCTATCGCCTCGAGTGAGGCTAAGAGTCGTCCGGTGAAATTGTTCCACTACGATTATAACCGCATACAGGAAACGGATCAAGCGTGGAAATGTTGGAAAGAAGGTTACAGACCGCCGCCGGCCACCTCGAACAAGATCCATGAGTCAGGCAATGGAACTGCGACTGAAATTGAACGCATATTGAGTTTTGATCAATCCAACACCGTCCTGTTTCTGTACAGTAGCAATTCGGATAATCTCGACCTTCGCACTACATTCACTATCGAGCGAAATCGTCTTGTTCGTCTATCATTGGACAATGCTGGATTAGAACGGTTGGAGCTAGCACTCACCGATCAGGAAAATGATTGCCGTTTGGCCGAGCTGTCAGTGCCACGCAACAGACTGAAGGATCTTTCCACCGGCATGGAACGGTTTACTACTCTAAGAAAGCTAGATTTTAGCTACAATCTGCTGGAAGAGTTCAATTTGGATCGATTGGTGAATGTGGCTGGCAGCTTGAAACAGCTGTTGCTAAGCCACAATAGAATAGAGAGATTCCGATCAACAGTGGAGATAAACTTTGCCTTCCTTCACACACTGGATTTATCGAACAATCGGCTGAGGACGATCGATTCGACGTACTGGACTATGCCACAGCTAGAAACGTTCCATGTCGATAACAACCGCCACCTCGCATCGATTGATGGTTGGAAACGGACTAGATTTCCCCTGGTGAAGGGATTCGATCCAGCCGGTACGAATAACTGGAACCAAACGTGGCTAAAGTCGGTTCAGTAG